From a region of the Paenibacillus sp. R14(2021) genome:
- a CDS encoding extracellular solute-binding protein produces the protein MKWKWNRALKWKKIMLILFAFLLCSVTFGENLQSYASDRLRDRNQNQGVPQSDSDQLSIDDILQPTYGKTLAAYQQKGYKPAEQPDIVVKADQYSAFGGTKPASETVNGQSSALVWAKGTEWLEWTMEVPADGLYNLEARYYPLAGKRLPIQRELLIDGQSPFREAQRIFFYRNWVDRGNPVQNNQGDDVRPKQLEKPLWIDQSIVDGNGLYPDAFQFYLTAGKHVIRMNFLVESMAVDELRLTAPERPPSYDEAKQAYQAEGYEPVTNVDVKVQAENNPMKSDPTIRRESNGDPLMEPAGNGRIKLNAFGDWRWRKGGQKASWTFTVPKDGLYKVGLKFGQWWGDGLPSYRQILIDGQVPFKELELYPFSYSRNWRIETLHKTNAKTDEDEPLLMHLTAGEHTISMVAEVGPYQAIIEGLTADTQKLSDLYRRIIMVTGPTPDPNFEYELGKKVPELINDLKAIADDLLVRMDALNAISEKQPSTVSSLRMMNHTFMKMVNNPDIIPRQLSELSNSQTSLSTLLMGLQNVPLVLDYLMISAPDTHYPKVKSNIWQKTVSTVKNFAASFTKDYTGVGSVYGEDGEVSAEEGPVLEVWVSRGKEWAEIMKEMAEEDFTPKTGIRINVNTLPAGQLNSGSVNTLLLAASSGKAPDVATGVDAHLPVEFAIRDASVDLSQFPDYKEVSKRFLQGALIPFQYNGGNYALPETQDFNVLVYRKDILKELGVNVPQTWEDTYSMLPILQQNGMQMYYPISSLGFMPFLYQNGGEFYQKNGQKSGLDSPEAFQAFTEWTELYTNYKFPVQANFFNRFRTGEMPVGIADYLTYVLLSTAAPELVGRWGVAPSPGHKKADGTIDRTSGGAVQSVAIFKQSKHQKEAWEFLKWWTSAESQVQFGQELEALLGVEARWNTANIEAFQQLPWPEDDLKSLTDQWKYYKEQPYVLGGYFTARNIDNAWNRVVLGGQNIRESLEQGIKDINKELEAKQKEFGFTPE, from the coding sequence TTGAAATGGAAGTGGAATAGGGCGTTGAAGTGGAAGAAAATCATGCTGATCTTGTTTGCTTTTCTTCTCTGCTCGGTAACCTTCGGCGAGAACCTGCAATCGTACGCCAGCGATCGTTTGCGGGACCGCAATCAGAACCAGGGCGTGCCGCAGTCGGATTCGGATCAGCTGTCCATTGACGATATCCTGCAGCCGACGTACGGCAAGACGCTTGCGGCCTATCAGCAGAAGGGCTATAAGCCGGCGGAGCAGCCGGATATCGTGGTCAAGGCCGATCAGTATTCGGCTTTCGGAGGCACGAAACCCGCATCGGAAACAGTCAACGGCCAATCTTCGGCGCTCGTATGGGCGAAGGGAACCGAATGGCTCGAATGGACGATGGAGGTTCCGGCGGACGGCCTGTACAATCTCGAGGCGCGTTACTATCCCCTGGCGGGGAAACGGCTGCCGATTCAGCGCGAGCTGCTCATCGACGGGCAAAGCCCGTTCCGCGAGGCGCAGCGCATTTTTTTCTACCGCAACTGGGTCGATAGGGGCAACCCCGTTCAAAACAATCAAGGCGACGACGTCAGGCCGAAGCAGCTGGAGAAGCCGTTGTGGATTGATCAGTCGATCGTCGACGGCAACGGGTTATATCCAGACGCATTCCAATTTTATTTGACCGCGGGCAAGCATGTGATCCGGATGAATTTCCTGGTCGAGTCGATGGCCGTCGATGAACTGCGTTTGACGGCGCCGGAGCGGCCGCCAAGCTACGACGAAGCAAAGCAAGCATACCAAGCGGAAGGCTACGAGCCGGTAACGAACGTGGATGTAAAGGTACAAGCGGAGAACAATCCGATGAAGTCCGATCCGACGATTCGCAGGGAATCGAACGGCGATCCGCTCATGGAGCCGGCGGGCAACGGTCGGATCAAGCTGAACGCGTTCGGCGATTGGCGCTGGCGCAAAGGCGGCCAGAAGGCGTCTTGGACGTTCACGGTGCCGAAGGACGGATTGTATAAGGTAGGTCTGAAATTTGGACAATGGTGGGGCGATGGGCTTCCGTCCTATCGTCAAATTCTTATAGATGGGCAGGTTCCGTTCAAGGAATTGGAGCTGTACCCGTTCAGTTACTCGCGCAATTGGCGCATCGAAACGCTGCATAAGACGAATGCCAAGACGGATGAGGATGAACCGCTGCTGATGCACCTGACGGCAGGGGAGCATACGATTTCCATGGTGGCCGAGGTTGGCCCGTATCAAGCCATCATCGAAGGGCTGACGGCGGATACGCAGAAGCTGTCCGATCTGTACCGCCGCATCATCATGGTGACCGGACCGACGCCGGATCCGAACTTCGAATACGAGCTTGGGAAGAAAGTGCCCGAGCTGATCAATGATTTGAAAGCGATCGCCGACGATTTGCTCGTCCGGATGGATGCGCTGAACGCCATATCGGAGAAACAGCCGAGCACGGTGAGCAGCCTGCGGATGATGAACCATACGTTCATGAAAATGGTCAACAATCCGGACATTATCCCGAGGCAGCTGTCGGAGCTCAGCAACAGCCAAACGAGCCTCAGCACCCTGCTGATGGGGTTACAGAACGTGCCGCTCGTGCTGGATTACCTGATGATCAGCGCGCCGGATACGCATTATCCGAAGGTAAAATCGAATATTTGGCAGAAGACCGTCAGCACGGTGAAGAACTTCGCGGCTTCCTTCACGAAGGATTACACCGGCGTGGGCAGCGTCTACGGCGAGGACGGAGAAGTGTCCGCCGAAGAAGGTCCGGTCCTCGAAGTCTGGGTCTCCCGCGGCAAAGAGTGGGCGGAGATCATGAAGGAGATGGCGGAGGAGGATTTCACGCCGAAGACCGGCATCCGCATTAATGTGAACACGCTGCCGGCCGGCCAGCTGAACTCCGGTTCCGTCAATACGCTGCTGCTCGCGGCAAGCTCCGGCAAGGCGCCGGACGTCGCAACCGGCGTCGACGCGCATCTGCCCGTCGAATTCGCGATCCGGGACGCGTCCGTGGATCTGTCGCAATTCCCGGATTACAAGGAAGTGAGCAAGCGTTTCCTCCAAGGCGCGCTCATTCCGTTCCAGTATAACGGCGGCAACTACGCGCTGCCGGAGACGCAGGATTTTAACGTGCTCGTGTACCGCAAGGATATTTTGAAGGAGCTCGGCGTCAACGTCCCGCAGACGTGGGAGGACACCTATTCGATGCTGCCGATCCTTCAGCAGAACGGGATGCAGATGTACTATCCGATTTCGTCGCTTGGCTTCATGCCGTTCCTCTATCAGAACGGCGGCGAATTCTACCAGAAGAACGGCCAGAAGTCGGGCCTCGATTCGCCGGAAGCGTTCCAAGCGTTCACAGAATGGACGGAGCTGTACACCAACTACAAATTCCCGGTCCAGGCAAATTTCTTTAACCGGTTCCGCACAGGGGAAATGCCGGTCGGGATCGCGGATTACCTGACGTACGTGCTGCTCTCGACAGCGGCTCCGGAGCTGGTCGGCCGCTGGGGCGTGGCGCCTTCGCCGGGCCACAAGAAAGCGGACGGCACCATCGACCGCACGAGCGGCGGAGCCGTGCAGTCCGTGGCGATCTTCAAGCAATCGAAACATCAGAAGGAAGCGTGGGAGTTCCTGAAGTGGTGGACGAGCGCGGAGAGCCAGGTGCAGTTCGGTCAAGAGCTGGAGGCGCTGCTCGGCGTCGAGGCCCGCTGGAATACGGCCAACATCGAAGCGTTCCAGCAGCTGCCTTGGCCGGAGGACGATCTGAAGTCACTGACCGACCAATGGAAGTACTACAAGGAGCAGCCGTACGTGCTCGGCGGTTATTTCACGGCGCGTAACATCGACAACGCCTGGAACCGCGTCGTGCTGGGCGGCCAGAACATCCGGGAATCGCTCGAGCAGGGCATTAAGGATATTAACAAAGAGCTTGAAGCCAAGCAAAAAGAATTCGGATTCACGCCGGAGTAG
- a CDS encoding ABC transporter substrate-binding protein has product MENKSMGTLRVRPGMIKFFVTALALSLVLTGCGGANGGGNSNTADTDNAAKTNNAASTDNAAADTKDANAANNDAGKDSGEKVTLDFWSWSGKFQTDFTKIVISEFEKLHPNIKIKYIPDQGGNDKLTTLIAGGTPPDVAILDRFMAGAWAAKGSLESLQPYLETDSEVGADDYYPAVWAEGNYNNELYAMPFGTDNRGIYYNKTLMKEAGLDPEKPPTTVSELDAMAEKIFKKTTSGGYEQVGFIPWMGQSYLYTQSWNFGGEWTKGDELTPNDPQIVKALEWMAGYAKKYDMAKINKFNDVMGKTGINPFWTGKVGFMVDGNWILNDLKSNAKVKPTFEWGVAPMPSEDGYPQTTWAGGWSFAMPKGAKHPKEAWEFLKFIAGYKGTLLWAKRADAGNDITAMPQVNDEIKIADNPQLKVFLDMMPQAHFRPVTPAGQKMWDETFRVQDLALNGKGEPKKLLDEVKKNVDSELKKLQAAK; this is encoded by the coding sequence GTGGAGAACAAAAGCATGGGCACTCTGCGAGTAAGACCGGGCATGATCAAGTTTTTCGTAACGGCTTTAGCATTAAGTTTGGTATTGACAGGCTGCGGGGGGGCAAACGGAGGCGGCAATTCCAACACGGCGGACACCGATAATGCGGCGAAAACAAACAATGCCGCGTCGACGGACAACGCGGCGGCGGACACGAAAGACGCGAATGCGGCTAACAACGACGCAGGCAAGGACAGCGGCGAGAAAGTCACGCTCGACTTCTGGTCCTGGAGCGGCAAATTCCAGACCGATTTCACGAAGATCGTCATCAGCGAGTTCGAGAAGCTGCACCCGAATATCAAGATCAAATACATCCCAGACCAAGGCGGCAACGACAAGCTGACCACCTTGATCGCCGGCGGCACGCCTCCGGACGTCGCGATCCTCGACCGTTTCATGGCAGGCGCATGGGCAGCCAAAGGCTCGCTTGAGAGCTTGCAGCCCTACCTCGAGACTGACAGTGAAGTCGGCGCGGACGACTACTACCCGGCCGTATGGGCGGAAGGCAACTACAACAACGAACTGTACGCGATGCCGTTCGGAACGGATAACCGCGGCATCTACTATAACAAGACGCTGATGAAAGAAGCGGGCCTGGATCCGGAGAAGCCGCCGACCACGGTCAGCGAGCTGGACGCCATGGCGGAGAAAATCTTCAAGAAAACGACGAGCGGCGGGTATGAGCAGGTCGGCTTCATTCCTTGGATGGGACAAAGCTACCTGTACACGCAAAGCTGGAACTTCGGCGGCGAATGGACGAAGGGCGATGAGCTGACGCCGAACGATCCTCAGATCGTCAAGGCGCTGGAATGGATGGCCGGTTACGCCAAGAAATACGATATGGCCAAAATCAACAAATTCAACGACGTCATGGGCAAAACCGGCATCAACCCGTTCTGGACAGGCAAAGTCGGCTTCATGGTCGACGGCAACTGGATTCTGAACGACCTGAAGAGCAACGCGAAGGTCAAACCGACGTTCGAATGGGGCGTCGCGCCGATGCCTTCCGAAGATGGCTACCCGCAAACGACGTGGGCAGGCGGCTGGTCCTTCGCGATGCCGAAGGGTGCGAAGCATCCGAAGGAAGCGTGGGAATTCCTGAAATTCATCGCAGGCTACAAGGGTACGCTGCTCTGGGCAAAACGCGCGGATGCCGGCAATGACATTACGGCGATGCCACAAGTAAACGATGAAATCAAAATCGCGGACAACCCGCAGCTTAAAGTGTTCCTGGACATGATGCCGCAAGCGCATTTCCGCCCTGTTACACCGGCCGGACAGAAGATGTGGGACGAGACGTTCCGCGTGCAGGATCTCGCATTGAACGGCAAAGGCGAGCCGAAGAAGCTGCTTGACGAAGTGAAGAAGAATGTCGACAGCGAGCTGAAGAAACTGCAAGCAGCCAAATAG
- a CDS encoding copper amine oxidase N-terminal domain-containing protein: MKLKRILVTVIALAAFTALYNTQAQPARAAAANTPASIADRTASTLLPDAGISPDTYIFDGKHPNADFFVHQGTTYLSCRQASAMFRDLVWSYDAKSKSLKISGPNRTLSWKAGSRTAVINGISRRMSAALMVRSGSLSLPLRELANWAGGSIRAYPGQLIGVSYTVRSVLSGEGNNRYWVRRDNGIVYRAAGFEMPHQIGYSAVRAGQYVDMSVSRIDNQTVVLEVTHNYGEPSLANTIYRLLLHEGKLVRASSASYYGVSKVQSMLNAEGLVAMVDGSRLLLVDAAGKAVRTYDLKKLGGKDEDYTVEYASAADDTLVIRPYSSQTLLLVRPDLAAPIILYKELLSKEEQSLFEQQEPNVTIPPRDRLQFGKRTGNTFTFGHLTLSGPNEDLTYTLAP, translated from the coding sequence ATGAAGCTGAAGAGAATACTGGTGACCGTTATTGCCCTTGCCGCTTTCACCGCACTATACAATACCCAGGCACAGCCGGCACGCGCCGCCGCTGCAAACACGCCGGCTTCAATAGCCGACCGCACAGCGTCAACCCTTTTACCCGATGCCGGTATTTCCCCTGACACTTATATTTTCGATGGGAAGCACCCGAACGCAGACTTCTTCGTTCATCAAGGGACAACGTATCTATCCTGCCGGCAGGCGTCCGCCATGTTCCGGGATTTGGTCTGGTCCTACGACGCGAAGTCGAAGAGCTTGAAGATCAGCGGTCCGAATCGGACGCTAAGCTGGAAGGCCGGCAGCCGCACCGCGGTTATTAACGGCATAAGCCGCAGGATGTCTGCAGCATTAATGGTCCGAAGCGGCAGCCTAAGCTTGCCGCTTCGGGAGCTCGCGAATTGGGCGGGCGGCAGTATCCGAGCCTATCCCGGTCAGTTGATAGGCGTCTCTTATACCGTCCGCAGTGTATTATCCGGCGAAGGCAATAATCGGTACTGGGTGCGAAGAGACAACGGCATTGTCTATAGGGCTGCAGGCTTCGAGATGCCGCATCAGATCGGCTATTCGGCTGTCAGAGCGGGCCAATACGTCGATATGTCGGTGTCCCGCATCGACAACCAAACCGTCGTTCTAGAGGTGACGCACAACTACGGCGAGCCGAGTCTTGCCAATACGATTTACCGGCTGCTCCTTCACGAGGGCAAGCTCGTCAGGGCGTCGTCAGCCTCGTATTATGGCGTGAGCAAGGTGCAGAGCATGCTGAACGCGGAAGGATTAGTCGCGATGGTGGACGGTTCGCGGCTGCTCCTTGTTGATGCAGCCGGCAAGGCCGTCCGAACCTATGATTTGAAGAAGCTTGGCGGCAAGGACGAAGACTACACCGTGGAATATGCTTCCGCAGCCGATGATACGCTGGTCATTCGACCTTATTCCTCACAAACGCTGCTCCTTGTTCGTCCCGACTTAGCAGCGCCGATCATCTTGTATAAGGAGCTGCTTTCCAAGGAAGAGCAGTCGCTGTTCGAGCAGCAAGAACCAAACGTTACGATTCCGCCGCGAGACAGGCTTCAATTCGGGAAGAGAACCGGGAATACGTTCACGTTCGGACATCTAACCTTATCGGGGCCGAATGAAGACCTGACGTATACCTTAGCGCCATAG